One Bacillus sp. (in: firmicutes) genomic region harbors:
- a CDS encoding RNA-binding transcriptional accessory protein, with translation MNNNEVIIKKIAKELNVQPKQVHNVISLIEEGNTVPFIARYRKERTNGLDEVQIRAVTEKWDYAQNLEKRKEEVIRLIDEQGKLTDELRKSIEGADKLQQVEDLYLPYKKKRRTKATIAKEKGLEPLAEWLYALPAEGNVLEKAKEFISEEHEVLSLEDALQGARDIIAEYISDTAQFREWIRTETFKKGSLKATVKDEEKDEKKVYEMYYEYEEAISKVVPHRVLALNRGEKEEVLKVAIEPPFENILMYLNKEVLQGKDTIAVEQLEIAMEDAYKRLIQPSIEREIRNSLTEKAEDQAIHIFAENLRNLLLQPPLKGKMVLGVDPAYRTGCKLAVVDETGKMLMIDVVYPHPPKAKLEEAKRRVLEVLNKFPIEIVAIGNGTASRETEQFIADLLKGIERDIYYLIVNEAGASVYSASDLAREEFPDLQVEERSAVSIARRLQDPLAELVKIDPKSIGVGQYQHDVSQKKLSESLTFVVETVVNQVGVNVNTASPSLLQYVSGLSKAVATNIVKQRDTEGKFTNRAQLKAIPRLGAKTYEQCIGFLRIIDGDQPLDRTSIHPESYSETQQLLGIVGCTLADLGSEKLKDALNELKISEVAGELNIGVPTLKDIIDALIRPGRDPRDEVTKPLLKKDILKLEDLEKGMELEGTVRNVVDFGAFIDIGVKQDGLVHISKLSKQYVKHPMDIVSVGDVVTVWVEDVDQKKGRVALTMLPPQ, from the coding sequence ATGAATAATAATGAAGTAATCATAAAGAAAATTGCGAAGGAATTGAATGTACAGCCTAAACAAGTACATAATGTTATTTCTTTAATCGAAGAAGGCAATACCGTTCCATTTATAGCGAGATATCGGAAGGAAAGAACAAATGGGCTGGACGAGGTGCAGATTCGAGCCGTTACGGAAAAATGGGATTATGCTCAAAATCTCGAAAAGAGGAAAGAAGAGGTTATTCGCTTAATCGACGAGCAAGGTAAATTAACTGATGAATTAAGAAAAAGTATTGAAGGTGCGGATAAGCTTCAGCAGGTAGAGGATTTATACCTTCCCTATAAGAAAAAACGTCGAACAAAAGCAACGATAGCAAAAGAAAAAGGTTTGGAGCCGTTAGCGGAATGGCTTTACGCGCTACCTGCCGAGGGAAATGTTCTTGAAAAAGCAAAAGAATTTATTAGTGAGGAACATGAGGTTTTGTCTCTTGAAGATGCTTTGCAAGGGGCGCGTGATATCATCGCTGAATATATATCGGATACTGCCCAGTTTCGTGAATGGATTCGCACTGAAACTTTTAAAAAAGGTAGTTTAAAAGCAACTGTCAAAGATGAAGAGAAGGACGAAAAGAAAGTATATGAAATGTATTACGAATATGAGGAAGCGATAAGTAAGGTTGTGCCCCACCGTGTACTTGCTTTAAATCGTGGTGAAAAAGAAGAAGTGTTAAAAGTCGCGATTGAGCCTCCGTTTGAAAATATACTTATGTATTTAAACAAAGAGGTGTTGCAAGGAAAAGATACAATTGCCGTTGAGCAACTTGAAATTGCGATGGAAGATGCTTATAAGCGCTTGATTCAACCATCGATTGAAAGAGAGATTCGCAACAGTCTCACGGAAAAAGCAGAGGACCAGGCGATTCATATTTTTGCAGAAAATTTAAGAAATCTTCTCCTGCAGCCGCCATTAAAAGGGAAAATGGTTTTAGGGGTAGACCCCGCCTATAGAACAGGTTGTAAATTAGCCGTGGTCGATGAAACGGGAAAAATGTTAATGATTGACGTTGTTTACCCACATCCCCCAAAAGCAAAGCTGGAAGAAGCAAAACGGAGGGTTTTAGAAGTACTGAATAAATTCCCAATTGAAATTGTAGCGATAGGGAATGGTACGGCATCACGTGAAACAGAACAATTTATTGCTGATTTACTAAAGGGAATCGAGCGTGACATTTACTATTTAATTGTAAATGAAGCAGGGGCAAGTGTGTATTCGGCATCAGATTTAGCGCGTGAGGAGTTTCCGGACTTGCAAGTTGAAGAAAGAAGTGCGGTTTCGATTGCTCGAAGATTACAAGATCCACTTGCTGAACTAGTAAAAATTGATCCAAAATCAATTGGTGTTGGTCAATATCAGCATGATGTTTCTCAGAAAAAGCTAAGTGAGTCGTTAACATTTGTTGTTGAAACAGTAGTAAACCAAGTTGGCGTCAATGTGAATACAGCTTCACCGTCATTATTGCAGTATGTATCAGGCCTGAGTAAAGCTGTCGCTACAAACATTGTGAAGCAGCGCGACACCGAAGGAAAATTCACTAATCGCGCTCAGTTGAAAGCCATCCCAAGGTTAGGGGCAAAAACGTATGAGCAATGTATTGGCTTTTTAAGAATCATTGATGGTGACCAACCTTTAGATCGTACATCGATTCACCCAGAAAGCTATAGTGAGACGCAACAATTGCTTGGAATAGTAGGCTGTACACTTGCCGATTTAGGATCTGAAAAACTTAAAGATGCCTTAAACGAATTGAAAATTTCTGAAGTTGCAGGCGAGCTTAATATTGGTGTACCTACACTTAAGGATATTATTGACGCATTAATACGTCCGGGACGTGACCCGCGCGATGAAGTCACAAAGCCATTATTAAAGAAAGATATTCTCAAATTAGAAGACCTTGAAAAAGGAATGGAGCTAGAAGGAACCGTCCGTAATGTTGTTGATTTTGGAGCGTTTATCGATATTGGTGTAAAACAAGATGGGCTTGTCCACATTTCTAAATTAAGTAAACAATATGTGAAGCATCCGATGGACATCGTGTCCGTTGGTGATGTTGTCACTGTATGGGTAGAGGATGTCGATCAGAAGAAAGGCCGCGTCGCTTTAACAATGCTTCCGCCGCAATAA